A region from the Lycium barbarum isolate Lr01 chromosome 8, ASM1917538v2, whole genome shotgun sequence genome encodes:
- the LOC132606816 gene encoding flavonol synthase/flavanone 3-hydroxylase-like: MVFLGNYINCVKKTKPTTSLDLLLTETMAVNLETVFKSVQELANSKQVPEKYIHPEWPVNTSPPLLDVPEVDLGLIISPTSPARDEELNKLQSGLKSCGCFQVINHGIEDSFLDKMHEISKQFFALPTEEKLKYARTVDADAIEGYGNDSVLSEKQTLDWTDRLYLNVFPEDIRKLQFWPQKPECFREVFEEYLKKLKLLSESLLKAIATSLNVEENCFLDQCGECRTMVARFNFYPSCPRPDVVLGVKPHADGSAITILLQDKEVEGLQVLKDDQWFRVPVVPYGFLINVGDQVEIMSNGIFKSPVHRVVTNAERERNTLAVFIMPDADVEIGPVEKLINAERPRVYKNVKNYVELFFQYYQKGRRPIEAAMI, encoded by the exons ATGGTTTTCCTTGGGAATTACATCAACTGTGTTAAAAAAACAAAGCCAACAACAAGCTTAGATTTGCTTCTTACTGAAACCATGGCTGTAAATCTAGAGACAGTTTTCAAGTCGGTACAAGAACTGGCAAATAGCAAACAAGTTCCAGAAAAGTATATTCATCCAGAATGGCCAGTCAATACCTCTCCTCCCCTGCTAGATGTACCAGAAGTTGACCTTGGCCTTATCATATCACCAACATCCCCTGCTAGAGATGAAGAGCTCAACAAACTTCAATCCGGTCTCAAGTCTTGTGGCTGCTTCCAG GTCATAAATCACGGGATAGAAGATTCATTTCTTGACAAAATGCATGAAATCAGCAAACAGTTCTTTGCTCTTCCTACTGAGGAGAAACTTAAATACGCCAGAACAGTTGATGCTGATGCCATTGAAGGGTATGGAAATGATTCAGTTCTTTCAGAAAAGCAAACACTTGATTGGACCGACAGATTGTATCTAAATGTGTTCCCTGAAGATATAAGGAAACTCCAATTCTGGCCCCAAAAACCTGAATGTTTTAG GGAAGTATTTGAAGAATATCTCAAGAAATTGAAGTTGTTGAGTGAGTCCCTCCTAAAGGCCATCGCAACGTCATTGAATGTGGAGGAGAACTGCTTTCTGGACCAGTGTGGAGAATGCAGAACGATGGTTGCAAGATTCAACTTTTACCCTTCGTGTCCAAGGCCTGATGTTGTTCTTGGAGTGAAACCACATGCTGATGGATCAGCCATTACCATCCTGTTACAAGACAAAGAAGTTGAGGGGCTTCAGGTTCTCAAAGATGATCAATGGTTTAGAGTGCCTGTTGTCCCATATGGTTTCCTCATTAATGTTGGAGATCAAGTTGAG ATAATGAGCAATGGCATTTTTAAGAGCCCCGTGCACAGGGTGGTGACAAACGCAGAACGAGAAAGAAACACTCTTGCTGTTTTCATTATGCCAGATGCAGATGTTGAGATCGGACCAGTGGAGAAGCTTATCAATGCGGAAAGGCCGAGAGTGTACAAGAACGTTAAGAATTATGTTGAACTCTTCTTCCAATACTATCAGAAGGGGAGAAGACCAATAGAAGCAGCAATGATATGA